In the genome of Ignisphaera cupida, one region contains:
- a CDS encoding ABC transporter substrate-binding protein produces MRSYTKMISKIGLCVLVILLIILQYYSAYVGAQERRNYFVGAWPYLIPPTGHFNPFAPNAITLGIYFDLIWAPLGMYIWHNSSWFKILGEDWYFSPDYRTFTVKIRRDARWSDGTPFTTKDIKCTWLLLWSQGHALFKYVDPDIETPDDYTAVFHIVNPVAPMIVERYVVRQNYAPYKTYKQFCDQLESLIRAGVKDFKVRDVQNIAGNLSEFRPDKMLASGPFEIDVASITEAELWLKKNPYSPFAKDVLFDWIKIFNGETPVVMPLVMAKEVDYATHGFPVAAEKQFIELGIKILRPPTYFGPALAFNYNHSKYGELFRRKEFRQAIAYALNMTENAFVSLGVSARPSKYMTGTFDEITELWLLPEYKAMLNKYEYNPAKAEELLKSIGLEKKGGTWYWKGEPVELEIMVHAEFADWSASAENVKTQLEKFGFKVVLRPTTFTQVTPLIQQGQFMIAYVGWGAGHPHPFMSYDSLFATFNTRYYMGTGYIGMSLPMIWDTKIGKVNASELIYLMGYSLDINKQKEAFSKMAVAFNDFLPVIPLWQRYGNNPVLDGVRVCGWLPFNDPLYKNSVYTDSFVIIMIYAGILHPCGIVPTPKPTPTPTPTPTPTPTPTPTPTPTPSPTPTPTTAPGVVATVTVFATQTIERTVTTISTVLSTTTSTITQTVTEWTTTIAIAIVLFIIGFAIAWTIKRR; encoded by the coding sequence ATGCGTAGTTATACAAAAATGATAAGTAAGATTGGCCTTTGTGTATTAGTAATATTGTTGATAATACTTCAATACTACTCAGCTTATGTAGGTGCACAAGAAAGAAGAAATTACTTTGTGGGAGCATGGCCTTATCTGATACCACCCACTGGTCATTTTAACCCGTTTGCACCAAACGCAATAACACTAGGCATATACTTTGATCTTATATGGGCTCCTCTAGGCATGTATATTTGGCACAATTCGTCATGGTTTAAGATCCTTGGGGAAGACTGGTACTTCAGTCCTGATTACCGCACATTCACTGTAAAGATTAGGAGAGATGCGAGGTGGAGTGATGGAACACCCTTTACAACAAAGGATATTAAATGCACTTGGCTACTTTTGTGGTCTCAAGGGCATGCACTATTTAAATATGTTGACCCAGATATTGAAACACCTGATGACTATACAGCTGTCTTTCATATAGTTAATCCTGTTGCACCAATGATTGTAGAAAGGTATGTAGTTCGCCAAAACTATGCCCCATATAAAACATATAAACAATTCTGTGATCAGCTAGAGTCATTGATAAGAGCTGGTGTAAAGGACTTTAAGGTTAGAGATGTTCAAAACATTGCAGGTAATTTATCAGAGTTCAGGCCAGATAAAATGCTTGCATCAGGACCATTTGAAATTGATGTGGCAAGTATTACAGAAGCTGAGCTATGGCTAAAGAAAAACCCGTATTCGCCATTCGCTAAGGATGTTTTGTTTGACTGGATAAAAATATTCAATGGAGAAACACCTGTTGTAATGCCTCTTGTGATGGCCAAAGAGGTGGATTACGCTACGCATGGCTTTCCAGTTGCTGCTGAAAAACAGTTCATAGAACTTGGAATCAAGATCCTTAGACCACCAACATATTTTGGTCCTGCACTAGCTTTTAACTACAATCATAGTAAGTATGGTGAGTTATTTAGGAGGAAGGAGTTTAGACAAGCAATAGCCTATGCATTAAATATGACTGAAAATGCATTTGTATCACTAGGTGTGAGTGCCAGGCCATCAAAATATATGACTGGTACATTTGATGAAATCACAGAGCTATGGCTATTGCCAGAATACAAAGCAATGTTAAATAAATATGAGTATAATCCAGCTAAAGCAGAAGAATTGTTAAAGAGCATAGGACTTGAGAAGAAAGGTGGGACATGGTATTGGAAGGGAGAGCCTGTAGAGCTAGAGATAATGGTTCATGCAGAATTTGCCGATTGGTCTGCATCAGCTGAAAATGTTAAAACACAACTTGAGAAATTTGGATTCAAAGTAGTTTTAAGACCAACAACATTTACACAAGTAACTCCATTAATTCAGCAAGGCCAATTTATGATAGCATATGTTGGGTGGGGAGCAGGCCATCCACACCCATTTATGAGCTACGATTCGTTGTTTGCAACATTCAATACAAGATATTATATGGGTACAGGATACATAGGTATGTCGCTTCCAATGATTTGGGACACTAAAATAGGCAAGGTCAATGCGTCTGAGCTAATATATTTAATGGGATATAGTTTAGATATAAACAAGCAAAAGGAAGCATTTTCAAAAATGGCCGTAGCATTCAATGATTTCTTACCAGTTATACCATTGTGGCAGAGATATGGAAACAACCCAGTATTAGACGGTGTAAGGGTATGTGGATGGCTACCATTCAATGATCCATTATACAAAAACTCTGTTTATACTGACAGCTTCGTGATAATAATGATATATGCAGGTATACTACATCCATGTGGAATTGTGCCAACACCTAAACCAACTCCCACACCTACACCAACACCTACTCCGACTCCAACTCCTACACCAACGCCTACTCCAACACCATCTCCAACACCAACACCTACAACAGCACCTGGTGTTGTAGCAACTGTTACTGTTTTTGCTACTCAAACAATTGAAAGAACTGTTACAACAATATCAACAGTGTTATCAACAACAACATCAACTATTACACAAACAGTAACAGAATGGACAACAACAATAGCAATAGCAATAGTACTATTCATAATAGGATTCGCAATAGCATGGACAATAAAAAGAAGATAA
- a CDS encoding glycoside hydrolase family 127 protein has product MNDVYVVDARKSPYAKLVPIPLNRIVVNDAFWRPRLIGLVEKTLPMQYDFLEKTGRIDNFRIAAGLKSGEYTGLWFNDSDVYKWVEASSYALIHKWSDDLYKAVENVVDVISRAQERDGYLNTYIQLNKLERWANLAWSHELYCAGHLFQAAVAARRALGNETLFKVALKFADLLSTVFGFEENKLKTADGHPEVEMALVELFRESGDRKYLELARFFIDVRGRGLVTQTNKNPFIRIDSVYLVDHEPIRIMNDFAGSHAVRALYLFAGGADLYLETGDEELLNALKRLWRKMLLKMYITGGLGSRYEGEAFGEDYELPNERAYSETCAAVAGVMWAWRMFLATGDAEYMNVLETILYNAALAGISIDGTKYFYVNSLADPHAKHERRPWYECACCPPNIARLLAFMPSIAYAISKNESKIWINLFIGSIAEVNLHGNRIKIEIKTNYPWEGHVEIRVYPEKSDEFSIMIRIPSWGLGTKIRVEENVIEPKPGEYAEIRRKWSWGKAIEVKIPLKPRFIKSHHWIESNYGKVAIARGPLIYCIEQVDNKEFDVRNLAVKPDEAKLEEEYRKDMLNGIVVIKGHGYELPSDSEKLYRDFDETLEKPVKKLTFTAIPYYAWNNRGATKMLVWIKTIQ; this is encoded by the coding sequence ATGAATGATGTTTATGTAGTTGATGCTCGCAAATCGCCTTATGCAAAGCTTGTGCCAATACCTCTAAACAGAATTGTTGTTAATGATGCTTTTTGGAGGCCTAGACTGATTGGTTTAGTTGAAAAGACTTTGCCTATGCAATACGATTTTCTTGAAAAAACGGGAAGAATTGATAATTTTAGAATTGCAGCTGGTTTGAAAAGCGGAGAGTATACAGGGCTTTGGTTTAACGATTCAGATGTGTATAAATGGGTTGAGGCATCATCGTATGCATTAATCCACAAATGGAGTGACGACTTGTATAAAGCTGTTGAGAATGTTGTGGATGTTATTTCAAGAGCTCAGGAAAGAGATGGTTATTTGAACACATATATTCAGCTGAATAAACTTGAGAGATGGGCTAATCTGGCCTGGTCACATGAATTATATTGCGCTGGTCACTTGTTCCAAGCTGCTGTAGCAGCTAGAAGAGCTCTAGGCAACGAGACTTTATTTAAAGTTGCTTTAAAGTTTGCTGATTTGCTTTCAACCGTTTTTGGATTTGAGGAAAACAAGCTTAAAACAGCTGATGGTCATCCAGAAGTGGAGATGGCTTTAGTTGAGTTGTTTAGAGAAAGTGGTGATAGGAAATATTTGGAGTTGGCAAGGTTTTTCATAGATGTAAGGGGTAGGGGGCTGGTCACTCAAACTAATAAAAATCCATTTATTCGCATAGACTCTGTTTATCTAGTTGATCACGAGCCCATTCGTATAATGAATGATTTTGCTGGAAGCCATGCTGTAAGAGCTCTTTACCTCTTCGCTGGCGGTGCTGATTTGTATCTTGAAACTGGCGATGAGGAATTGTTGAATGCTTTGAAAAGGCTTTGGAGAAAAATGCTTTTGAAAATGTATATCACTGGTGGGCTTGGTTCTAGATATGAGGGTGAGGCTTTTGGTGAGGATTATGAGCTTCCTAATGAGAGAGCGTATAGTGAAACATGTGCAGCTGTTGCAGGTGTTATGTGGGCTTGGAGAATGTTTTTAGCAACAGGAGATGCTGAGTATATGAATGTTTTAGAAACAATATTGTATAACGCAGCTTTGGCTGGAATATCAATTGATGGAACAAAATATTTCTATGTTAATTCATTGGCAGATCCACATGCAAAACATGAGAGAAGGCCATGGTATGAATGTGCCTGTTGTCCACCCAACATAGCCAGGCTGCTAGCATTCATGCCTAGCATAGCATATGCTATTTCAAAAAACGAGTCGAAGATATGGATAAATCTATTCATTGGTAGTATAGCTGAGGTGAATCTACATGGAAATAGGATAAAAATTGAGATAAAAACTAACTATCCGTGGGAAGGACACGTGGAGATTAGGGTTTATCCAGAGAAATCAGATGAATTCTCCATAATGATTAGAATACCTAGCTGGGGTCTAGGCACAAAAATTAGAGTTGAAGAAAATGTGATTGAGCCTAAACCAGGTGAATATGCCGAGATTAGGAGAAAGTGGAGCTGGGGAAAAGCTATTGAAGTTAAAATACCTTTAAAACCAAGGTTCATCAAGTCACATCACTGGATTGAAAGCAACTATGGCAAAGTGGCTATAGCTAGAGGTCCCTTGATTTACTGTATCGAGCAAGTAGACAATAAAGAATTTGATGTAAGAAACCTGGCTGTAAAACCAGATGAGGCAAAGCTTGAAGAGGAGTATAGAAAGGATATGCTTAACGGAATTGTTGTTATCAAGGGTCATGGATATGAGTTACCTAGTGATAGCGAAAAGCTCTATAGAGATTTTGATGAAACACTGGAAAAACCAGTTAAGAAACTAACATTTACTGCTATACCATACTATGCCTGGAACAATAGAGGAGCTACAAAAATGCTTGTATGGATTAAAACAATTCAATGA
- a CDS encoding AIR synthase related protein: protein MSSLSEYVRKWAKIIRRHPRTLLEWFDDAGAIKFGDSYIIIKVDGFATSRALYPWCSFRDFGFRSVSAAVSDVVAKGCRPYIYAVSIGVKPDHVSFVDDVMKGVEEAVNLYGGYIENVDTNVGLDDWIDVFIIGECVYRPIPRASKPLDKILIPRKIGLSTIAYIEYSKGRYPAFEEVRNFACRPVVNTNIVSVLERCRQGITGSIDVSDTLAEALQQLHDVSGNGVYIYENPLKILHPLAVEYSRSSNIDSIVMALASNEEYTPLLVVNLSYEDVIVQELREVGLEPIAIGFVTILEDVLWGGRPVPKITWDYVTGSVTARL from the coding sequence TTGTCTTCACTAAGTGAATATGTTAGAAAATGGGCTAAAATTATTAGAAGACATCCTAGAACACTGCTTGAGTGGTTTGATGATGCTGGTGCCATAAAATTTGGTGATAGCTACATAATTATTAAGGTAGATGGTTTTGCTACTTCAAGAGCTTTATACCCATGGTGTTCTTTTAGAGACTTTGGCTTTAGAAGTGTATCTGCTGCTGTAAGCGATGTTGTTGCCAAGGGCTGTAGACCATACATATATGCTGTTTCTATTGGTGTTAAACCTGATCATGTGAGTTTCGTCGATGATGTTATGAAGGGTGTTGAAGAAGCTGTTAATTTGTATGGTGGCTATATCGAGAATGTTGATACTAATGTTGGTTTAGATGATTGGATAGATGTTTTCATTATTGGCGAATGTGTTTATAGACCCATACCCAGGGCATCAAAACCTCTAGACAAGATTTTAATACCAAGAAAAATAGGTCTTTCCACTATTGCATACATTGAGTATTCGAAAGGTAGATACCCAGCTTTTGAAGAAGTTAGAAACTTTGCTTGTAGACCAGTGGTAAACACCAATATTGTAAGTGTTCTGGAAAGGTGTAGACAGGGCATAACTGGATCAATAGATGTTAGCGACACATTGGCAGAAGCATTGCAGCAACTACATGATGTTAGTGGAAATGGGGTTTACATATATGAAAACCCATTGAAAATTCTTCATCCATTAGCAGTAGAGTATTCAAGAAGTAGTAACATAGATTCAATTGTCATGGCTTTGGCATCAAATGAAGAGTATACCCCGCTACTGGTTGTGAATCTGAGTTATGAAGATGTAATAGTTCAGGAACTTAGAGAGGTTGGGTTGGAGCCAATAGCAATAGGCTTTGTAACTATTTTGGAAGATGTTTTGTGGGGTGGTAGGCCCGTGCCTAAAATTACATGGGATTATGTAACAGGTTCTGTAACAGCAAGGCTATAG
- a CDS encoding Gfo/Idh/MocA family protein, translated as MIRLAIVSFAHMHAWSYIRVVKELEAEGKAVLEAIYDDNTERLRKAAEIYKPKNVYSSFDKVIENKEIDAVIIASENARHAMYAIPLMKEGKHVLVEKPIATTINDAKQMVEAAKKSNVKLQVAFVMRYHDAAIEVKNIVNKLGKIWYITSTNHGTCPFDWFVDPVLAGGGAMMDHIVHVADLIRFYTGREFYEVTAFIGRNLYPELKVEDNALLIAKLDDGTPVSIDCSWSRPKTWPTWGDVYMHIVGERGAIILNAFNQNIWIANTNSFKWHYFGPDADKNMILDFIDCIKKDRKPKATGEDGLKALEVVVAAYKSAKEGRPIKISEIEQ; from the coding sequence ATGATTAGACTTGCTATAGTGTCATTTGCTCATATGCATGCATGGAGTTATATTAGAGTTGTTAAAGAGTTGGAGGCTGAGGGAAAGGCTGTTTTAGAGGCTATATATGATGATAATACCGAAAGGCTTAGAAAAGCTGCGGAGATTTACAAACCAAAGAATGTTTATAGCTCATTTGATAAAGTGATTGAGAACAAAGAAATTGATGCAGTAATTATAGCCTCGGAAAATGCTAGGCATGCAATGTATGCAATACCGTTGATGAAAGAGGGAAAGCACGTACTTGTTGAAAAACCAATAGCTACAACAATTAATGATGCAAAGCAAATGGTTGAAGCGGCGAAAAAGAGCAATGTAAAACTCCAAGTGGCATTTGTTATGCGTTACCATGATGCAGCTATAGAAGTTAAAAACATTGTTAATAAACTTGGCAAAATATGGTATATAACATCGACAAATCATGGTACATGCCCCTTTGACTGGTTTGTAGACCCTGTACTTGCTGGTGGAGGCGCTATGATGGATCACATAGTTCATGTAGCTGACTTGATACGGTTTTACACAGGTAGAGAATTCTACGAGGTCACGGCATTCATTGGAAGAAATCTGTATCCAGAACTCAAAGTAGAGGATAATGCACTGCTCATAGCAAAGCTAGATGATGGAACACCAGTATCAATTGATTGTAGCTGGTCTAGACCAAAAACATGGCCGACATGGGGTGATGTCTACATGCATATTGTTGGTGAAAGAGGAGCAATAATTCTAAACGCATTCAACCAAAACATTTGGATTGCCAACACAAACTCATTTAAGTGGCATTACTTTGGCCCCGATGCAGACAAAAACATGATTCTTGACTTCATAGATTGTATAAAAAAGGATAGAAAACCCAAAGCCACAGGCGAAGACGGGTTGAAAGCACTAGAAGTTGTAGTAGCAGCATATAAATCTGCAAAAGAAGGAAGACCAATAAAAATTTCCGAAATTGAGCAATGA
- a CDS encoding class II aldolase/adducin family protein, which produces MQSSVDKTKVGKQICDALKMMYLKGLITPLTGNISVRLGNTILMTPSSFVPTIRLKYELNPEDLVEVDLNGNVVSGGKPTTELPMHLAIYNVCSKCNAVVHIHGVYSPLLKSSDLDDLFLDTELKYILKPRICFVKELIPRTHDLANAVVEKVREGCEIIHLERHGVVTVSDTLGMALELAELAEVIAERTVLQKLLSKI; this is translated from the coding sequence ATGCAAAGCAGTGTTGATAAAACTAAAGTTGGTAAGCAAATATGTGATGCTTTGAAAATGATGTATTTAAAGGGTTTGATAACCCCATTAACTGGGAATATAAGTGTTAGACTAGGCAATACAATACTGATGACACCATCATCATTTGTGCCAACTATAAGGTTGAAGTATGAGCTAAATCCTGAGGATCTGGTTGAGGTGGATTTAAATGGTAATGTGGTAAGTGGTGGCAAACCCACTACAGAACTTCCAATGCATTTAGCAATATATAATGTATGCTCCAAGTGCAATGCTGTGGTGCATATTCATGGGGTCTACTCACCTTTGCTAAAATCAAGTGATTTAGATGATCTTTTTCTAGATACTGAGCTAAAGTATATTCTCAAGCCGCGAATATGTTTTGTGAAGGAGCTAATACCAAGAACCCATGACCTTGCTAATGCTGTTGTGGAAAAGGTGAGGGAGGGGTGCGAAATAATTCATTTGGAGAGGCATGGCGTGGTAACAGTTTCAGACACTCTTGGAATGGCGCTGGAGCTTGCTGAATTAGCTGAGGTCATTGCAGAAAGAACAGTATTGCAGAAACTACTTTCCAAGATCTAA
- a CDS encoding rhamnulokinase — MKSSLIVLAFDLGASSGRAIIGRIDLDNRRLEMEEVYRFPNGPIRVRNHLYWDVLRIWSEVKEGILQSYRKYGDSIASIGVDTWGVDFALLDNQGELAGLPYCYRDPRRANAFRELLAVIPPERIYMRTGIQFMPINPLYQLYALVKDGSSLLKSAKTFLMIPDLFNYWLSGKVVSEYTDASTTQFLDPWTKKWAYDLLEEIKFPTNIFPEIIEPGTLLGEIDLHLAEELGIPKNIKVVAPATHDTASAVVASPIDEDSAYISCGTWSLVGVELREPLVNRKAMEYNFTNEGGAFNTIRFLKNVQGMWFMQEIRRALQKRGQDYDYTTLTQMAEKSQGFIGFIDPDDPRFLAPIDMIDEIMKFLEETGQRKPKTVGELVRLVLESLALKYRFVIERIEDLMGRRIKKINIVGGGSRNWVHNQLVADFTNRIVEAGPEEATSIGNMLMQLVGLGYVKSLEEIRKYVRNSFEIKRYESRYDKRHEDAYSTFLSILEKTGGLAGWALKI, encoded by the coding sequence GTGAAAAGCTCTTTAATTGTTTTAGCATTTGACTTGGGGGCAAGTAGTGGTCGCGCTATAATAGGTAGGATAGATCTTGATAATAGGAGGCTTGAAATGGAAGAGGTATATAGGTTTCCTAATGGACCTATTAGAGTAAGGAATCATTTGTACTGGGATGTTTTGAGAATATGGAGCGAGGTTAAGGAGGGTATTCTACAGTCCTATAGAAAATATGGAGATTCTATTGCTTCAATAGGTGTTGATACCTGGGGTGTTGACTTTGCTCTTCTAGATAATCAGGGAGAGTTAGCGGGGCTTCCATATTGCTATAGAGATCCGAGACGTGCCAATGCCTTTAGGGAATTGTTGGCTGTTATTCCCCCGGAGAGAATATATATGAGAACAGGCATACAGTTTATGCCTATAAACCCACTTTATCAACTATATGCGCTTGTCAAAGATGGTTCTTCGTTGCTTAAATCCGCTAAAACATTTCTCATGATCCCAGATCTATTCAATTATTGGCTATCAGGTAAAGTAGTATCTGAATATACCGATGCCTCTACAACACAATTTCTAGACCCATGGACCAAGAAATGGGCTTATGATCTTCTAGAAGAAATAAAGTTTCCAACAAATATATTTCCAGAGATTATAGAGCCTGGAACATTGCTTGGAGAAATAGATTTGCATTTAGCAGAAGAACTTGGAATACCGAAAAACATTAAAGTAGTTGCACCAGCAACTCACGACACAGCCTCGGCTGTGGTGGCTTCGCCAATAGACGAAGACTCTGCATATATAAGTTGTGGTACTTGGAGCTTGGTTGGTGTAGAGCTTAGGGAGCCTCTAGTCAATAGAAAGGCTATGGAATATAATTTCACTAATGAGGGTGGAGCATTCAATACCATAAGATTTCTGAAGAATGTACAGGGTATGTGGTTTATGCAAGAAATTAGAAGAGCTTTGCAGAAACGTGGACAAGACTACGACTACACCACTCTTACGCAAATGGCTGAAAAATCCCAGGGATTTATAGGTTTTATCGATCCTGATGATCCAAGATTTCTAGCACCCATAGACATGATTGATGAGATAATGAAGTTTCTTGAGGAAACAGGTCAGAGAAAGCCTAAAACAGTTGGTGAGTTAGTGAGGTTAGTACTTGAGAGTTTAGCGCTGAAATACAGGTTTGTGATAGAACGAATAGAAGATTTGATGGGTAGAAGGATTAAGAAGATAAACATTGTTGGTGGAGGCTCAAGAAACTGGGTTCACAATCAACTTGTAGCGGATTTCACTAACAGAATTGTTGAGGCTGGACCAGAAGAGGCAACATCTATAGGAAACATGTTGATGCAGCTAGTTGGACTTGGATATGTTAAGTCTCTTGAGGAGATAAGAAAATATGTTAGAAATTCATTTGAGATTAAGCGATATGAGTCTCGATATGATAAAAGACACGAGGATGCATATTCAACGTTTTTATCTATACTAGAAAAAACAGGTGGGTTGGCTGGTTGGGCACTGAAGATCTAA
- a CDS encoding alpha-N-arabinofuranosidase → MTIKSHVYVDTDSIITSLDKRIYGQFIEHLGRCVYGGIWVGENSAIPNLKGYRLDVLNAVKAIKPSIVRWPGGNFASQYHWIDGVGPRDKRPRKFDLAWGQVESNEFGTDEYIEWVRLIGAEPFIVVNAGNGSPEEAAAWVEYCNSTKDTYYANLRRRYGHSEPFSVKLWGIGNELWGRWQVGFCRDAEECGWRTVEFADHMKRVDPEIKLVAVGVDYDTEWNVDMIRIAGEYIDYLSIHTYIFTDRQGKTYEDLVAWPIQIEKNLRHVYYTIEQTRRKYGIKKEIKIAFDEWNVWYPEAQPPYLEQITSVKDAVFTGLVLNALQRLSRIVPIATFAQTVNVLPLILTKEDKMLLTPQYLVFKLYTEVEEGNVVATDVISPHYISKELEEVVPYIDASAIYAQNKVYLFIVNRHPEENAEVYIHIKNLKPSTIQHKYVAGSSINDKNVFEEPNKVGIEEKAYAFREPVTLPPHSVNLLIIS, encoded by the coding sequence ATGACAATAAAATCTCATGTTTATGTAGATACGGATTCAATCATAACTTCACTCGATAAAAGAATATATGGACAGTTTATTGAGCATCTTGGAAGATGTGTTTATGGTGGTATATGGGTTGGTGAGAATTCGGCTATACCCAATTTAAAGGGCTATAGACTTGATGTTTTAAATGCTGTTAAGGCTATTAAGCCTTCTATTGTTAGATGGCCTGGTGGTAATTTTGCTTCTCAGTATCATTGGATTGATGGTGTTGGGCCTAGGGATAAAAGACCAAGGAAATTTGATTTAGCCTGGGGTCAGGTGGAGTCCAATGAGTTTGGAACTGATGAGTATATTGAGTGGGTTAGACTTATTGGTGCTGAGCCATTCATAGTTGTTAATGCTGGTAATGGATCTCCCGAAGAGGCTGCTGCATGGGTTGAGTACTGCAATTCGACAAAGGATACTTACTATGCAAATCTGAGGAGAAGGTATGGTCATTCAGAGCCTTTCAGTGTTAAGCTTTGGGGTATAGGCAATGAGTTGTGGGGTAGGTGGCAAGTTGGGTTTTGTAGAGATGCTGAGGAGTGTGGTTGGAGAACAGTTGAGTTTGCTGATCATATGAAGAGAGTTGATCCTGAGATAAAGCTAGTTGCTGTTGGTGTTGACTATGATACTGAATGGAATGTTGACATGATTAGAATAGCTGGTGAATACATAGACTATTTATCGATACATACATACATTTTCACTGATAGACAGGGGAAAACCTATGAAGATCTTGTTGCGTGGCCTATTCAAATAGAGAAGAATCTTAGACACGTATACTACACAATTGAGCAAACAAGAAGAAAATATGGAATAAAGAAAGAAATAAAGATAGCGTTTGACGAGTGGAATGTTTGGTATCCAGAGGCCCAACCACCATATCTAGAGCAGATAACAAGTGTTAAAGATGCTGTATTCACTGGCTTGGTTCTAAATGCCTTGCAAAGACTATCAAGAATAGTGCCGATAGCAACATTTGCACAAACAGTCAACGTTTTACCGCTTATACTAACAAAAGAAGACAAGATGCTGCTAACACCACAATATCTAGTGTTTAAGCTATATACAGAGGTTGAGGAAGGTAATGTTGTAGCCACAGATGTTATTTCACCACACTACATATCCAAAGAACTTGAAGAGGTTGTGCCATACATAGACGCCTCAGCTATATATGCACAAAACAAGGTGTATCTCTTCATAGTTAATAGACATCCAGAAGAAAATGCAGAAGTGTATATTCATATAAAGAACCTTAAGCCATCAACAATTCAACACAAATACGTAGCTGGTTCTTCAATCAATGATAAAAACGTTTTTGAAGAGCCTAACAAAGTTGGAATCGAGGAAAAGGCGTATGCATTCAGAGAACCAGTAACACTACCGCCACACTCTGTAAATCTCCTCATAATTAGCTAA
- a CDS encoding Gfo/Idh/MocA family protein, whose amino-acid sequence MADKLRMALVGAGMIVREAHIKSLKRLSDRVEVVAVYSRRLEVAKNFAKEHGIPLYTDNWREVIGRSDVDVVLIATPNYTHKPIAVEAAKSGKHIFLEKPIALSIEDGEAIVKEAESHGVKLLVGHCLRFWPEYVRIKKAVENGVIGEPRVARAYRLSSFPRWTQWHRYKEFSGGVVIDLGIHDLDYLRWVLGEPVEVYAVGGIRTRYSVDAIDYAMAIIKFRDGAIAYVESSWAMPENFRFYTYLEITGTKGLLTVDNNTTATVTTYIDDSFWSFAPVDDNAYYLEMKAFLDWIQHDVKPPLEPRDAVESLRLALAIVKSIERGEVVKIAVG is encoded by the coding sequence ATGGCAGATAAATTAAGAATGGCTCTTGTAGGAGCAGGCATGATTGTAAGAGAGGCTCATATAAAATCATTGAAAAGGTTAAGTGATAGAGTTGAGGTAGTGGCAGTATATTCTCGTAGACTTGAGGTTGCGAAAAATTTTGCTAAGGAGCATGGAATTCCTTTATATACAGATAACTGGAGAGAGGTTATTGGAAGAAGCGATGTGGATGTAGTTTTAATTGCCACTCCTAATTACACTCATAAGCCCATAGCTGTTGAAGCTGCTAAAAGCGGTAAACACATATTTCTTGAAAAGCCTATAGCATTGAGTATAGAAGATGGTGAAGCGATTGTTAAGGAAGCAGAAAGTCATGGAGTCAAGCTGTTAGTGGGACACTGTCTCAGGTTTTGGCCAGAGTATGTAAGGATCAAGAAAGCTGTTGAAAATGGTGTTATTGGTGAGCCTAGAGTTGCTCGAGCCTATAGGCTATCTTCATTTCCTCGCTGGACTCAATGGCATAGATATAAAGAGTTTAGTGGAGGTGTTGTGATAGATTTGGGCATACATGATTTAGACTATTTGAGATGGGTTCTTGGCGAACCAGTTGAGGTTTATGCTGTTGGCGGTATTAGAACAAGGTATTCTGTTGATGCAATTGATTATGCAATGGCTATTATAAAATTTAGAGATGGTGCAATAGCATATGTGGAATCGAGCTGGGCTATGCCTGAAAACTTCAGATTCTACACATATCTTGAGATTACAGGCACAAAAGGGCTTTTAACAGTAGATAACAATACTACTGCAACAGTTACTACATATATAGATGATTCATTTTGGAGCTTTGCCCCTGTAGATGATAATGCATATTACCTGGAAATGAAGGCATTTCTTGATTGGATTCAACATGATGTTAAACCACCATTGGAGCCCAGGGATGCTGTGGAGAGTCTTAGGCTGGCACTGGCTATAGTAAAGAGTATAGAAAGAGGTGAGGTAGTGAAAATAGCAGTGGGGTGA